In one window of Lampris incognitus isolate fLamInc1 chromosome 3, fLamInc1.hap2, whole genome shotgun sequence DNA:
- the actl6a gene encoding actin-like protein 6A isoform X2: MSGGVYGGDEVGALVFDIGSYSVRAGYAGEDCPKADFPTVIGVTLDREDGSTPMETDSDKGKQSGTTYYIDTNQLRVPRENMEVMSPLKNGMIEDWDSFQAILDHTYKMHFKSEPSLHPVLMSEASWNTRAKREKLTELMFEHYNIPAFFLCKTAVLSSFANGRSTGLVLDSGATHTTAIPVHDGYVLQQGIVKSPLAGDFMSMQCRELFQELNVEIVPPYMIASKDAVREGAPASWKKKEKLPQVTRSWHNYMCNTVIQDFQASVLQVSDSPYDEQVAAQMPTVHYELPNGYNCDFGAERLKIPEGLFDPSNAKGLSGNTMLGVGHVVTTSVGMCDIDIRPGLYGSVVVTGGNTLIQGFTDRLNRELSQKTPPSMRLKLITNNTTVERRFSAWIGGSILASLGTFQQMWISKQEYEEGGKQCVDRKCP, translated from the exons ATGAGTGGTGGAGTGTATGGAGGAG ATGAGGTAGGAGCCTTGGTGTTCGACATCGGATCGTATTCGGTGCGAGCGGGGTACGCAGGAGAAGATTGTCCCAAG GCGGACTTCCCCACGGTGATAGGTGTAACGCTGGACCGAGAAGATGGCAGCACACCCATGGAGACCGACAGCGACAAGGGCAAGCAGAGTGGCACCACCTACTACATTGACACCAACCAGCTGAGGGTGCCCAGGGAGAATATGGAGGTTATGTCACCTCTCAAAAATGGCATGA TTGAAGACTGGGACAGTTTTCAGGCCATTTTAGATCACACCTACAAGATGCACTTCAAGTCCGAGCCCAGCCTTCACCCAGTGCTCATGTCAGAGGCATCG TGGAACACGCGAGCCAAGCGCGAGAAGCTGACGGAGCTTATGTTTGAGCATTACAACATTCCCGCCTTCTTCCTCTGCAAAACAGCCGTGTTGTCCTC CTTTGCCAACGGTCGGTCCACAGGCTTGGTCTTGGACAGTGGCGCCACACACACCACAGCCATTCCAGTGCATGACGGTTACGTCCTGCAACAAG GCATTGTCAAGTCCCCCCTGGCCGGGGACTTCATGAGCATGCAGTGTCGAGAGCTGTTCCAGGAGTTGAACGTTGAAATCGTCCCTCCTTATATGATTGCATCAAAG GACGCCGTGCGTGAAGGAGCTCCAGCGAGctggaagaagaaggagaaactaCCTCAAGTCACACGCTCCTGGCACAACTACATGTGTAAT ACTGTGATCCAAGACTTCCAGGCCTCGGTACTGCAAGTGTCCGATTCGCCATATGATGAGCa GGTAGCTGCCCAGATGCCCACGGTGCATTACGAGCTGCCCAACGGCTACAACTGTGACTTTGGGGCAGAGAGACTGAAGATTCCTGAAGGGCTGTTTGACCCGTCCAACGCCAAG GGTCTGTCTGGTAACACCATGTTAGGAGTCGGCCATGTTGTGACCACCAGCGTGGGAATGTGTGACATCGACATCCGGCCG GGTCTGTATGGCAGTGTGGTTGTGACAGGAGGGAACACACTCATCCAGGGATTCACCGACCGACTCAACAGGGAACTCTCACAGAAGACCCCGCCC AGCATGAGGCTGAAGCTGATCACCAACAACACGACAGTGGAGCGCCGCTTCAGCGCCTGGATAGGAGGATCCATCCTGGCATCACTA GGAACTTTCCAGCAGATGTGGATCTCCAAACAGGAGTACGAGGAAGGAGGGAAGCAGTGTGTGGACAGGAAGTGCCCGTGA
- the actl6a gene encoding actin-like protein 6A isoform X1, whose translation MSGGVYGGDEVGALVFDIGSYSVRAGYAGEDCPKADFPTVIGVTLDREDGSTPMETDSDKGKQSGTTYYIDTNQLRVPRENMEVMSPLKNGMIEDWDSFQAILDHTYKMHFKSEPSLHPVLMSEASWNTRAKREKLTELMFEHYNIPAFFLCKTAVLSSFANGRSTGLVLDSGATHTTAIPVHDGYVLQQGIVKSPLAGDFMSMQCRELFQELNVEIVPPYMIASKVRPAKDAVREGAPASWKKKEKLPQVTRSWHNYMCNTVIQDFQASVLQVSDSPYDEQVAAQMPTVHYELPNGYNCDFGAERLKIPEGLFDPSNAKGLSGNTMLGVGHVVTTSVGMCDIDIRPGLYGSVVVTGGNTLIQGFTDRLNRELSQKTPPSMRLKLITNNTTVERRFSAWIGGSILASLGTFQQMWISKQEYEEGGKQCVDRKCP comes from the exons ATGAGTGGTGGAGTGTATGGAGGAG ATGAGGTAGGAGCCTTGGTGTTCGACATCGGATCGTATTCGGTGCGAGCGGGGTACGCAGGAGAAGATTGTCCCAAG GCGGACTTCCCCACGGTGATAGGTGTAACGCTGGACCGAGAAGATGGCAGCACACCCATGGAGACCGACAGCGACAAGGGCAAGCAGAGTGGCACCACCTACTACATTGACACCAACCAGCTGAGGGTGCCCAGGGAGAATATGGAGGTTATGTCACCTCTCAAAAATGGCATGA TTGAAGACTGGGACAGTTTTCAGGCCATTTTAGATCACACCTACAAGATGCACTTCAAGTCCGAGCCCAGCCTTCACCCAGTGCTCATGTCAGAGGCATCG TGGAACACGCGAGCCAAGCGCGAGAAGCTGACGGAGCTTATGTTTGAGCATTACAACATTCCCGCCTTCTTCCTCTGCAAAACAGCCGTGTTGTCCTC CTTTGCCAACGGTCGGTCCACAGGCTTGGTCTTGGACAGTGGCGCCACACACACCACAGCCATTCCAGTGCATGACGGTTACGTCCTGCAACAAG GCATTGTCAAGTCCCCCCTGGCCGGGGACTTCATGAGCATGCAGTGTCGAGAGCTGTTCCAGGAGTTGAACGTTGAAATCGTCCCTCCTTATATGATTGCATCAAAGGTGAGACCTGCTAAA GACGCCGTGCGTGAAGGAGCTCCAGCGAGctggaagaagaaggagaaactaCCTCAAGTCACACGCTCCTGGCACAACTACATGTGTAAT ACTGTGATCCAAGACTTCCAGGCCTCGGTACTGCAAGTGTCCGATTCGCCATATGATGAGCa GGTAGCTGCCCAGATGCCCACGGTGCATTACGAGCTGCCCAACGGCTACAACTGTGACTTTGGGGCAGAGAGACTGAAGATTCCTGAAGGGCTGTTTGACCCGTCCAACGCCAAG GGTCTGTCTGGTAACACCATGTTAGGAGTCGGCCATGTTGTGACCACCAGCGTGGGAATGTGTGACATCGACATCCGGCCG GGTCTGTATGGCAGTGTGGTTGTGACAGGAGGGAACACACTCATCCAGGGATTCACCGACCGACTCAACAGGGAACTCTCACAGAAGACCCCGCCC AGCATGAGGCTGAAGCTGATCACCAACAACACGACAGTGGAGCGCCGCTTCAGCGCCTGGATAGGAGGATCCATCCTGGCATCACTA GGAACTTTCCAGCAGATGTGGATCTCCAAACAGGAGTACGAGGAAGGAGGGAAGCAGTGTGTGGACAGGAAGTGCCCGTGA
- the mrpl47 gene encoding 39S ribosomal protein L47, mitochondrial — MAATSLGGILTLCRQFQNVLRVSAGLKPAQYKAVSLTKCPSYSLRQSSPLAVPSWHSHLSTPSQCQFLHTTVSRPGLDEFFDLPENWGESTVKSGAPWTATKLRAKSNEDLHKLWYVLLKEKNMLLTIEQESKRQRLQMPSPERVKKVERSMKRLEMVVNERETALRLLQTGHEKGTPGDWRRNVFGKVFWQRFKEHVIPWYMNKHYKRRVYYTPKFVEPHVRLRIEKYLRAKARKANLEKRTLAKLKEKFPEMKVAA, encoded by the exons ATGGCGGCGACCTCATTAGGAGGTATCTTGACGCTTTGCAGGCAATTTCAAAACGTTTTGAGGGTTTCTGCTGGATTAAAACCTGCTCAATACAAGGCTGTCAGCTTGACCAAATGCCCCTCGTATTCTCTAAG GCAAAGTTCTCCTCTGGCTGTCCCGTCTTGGCACAGTCACCTCAGCACACCGAGTCAATGTCAGTTTCTCCACACCACCGTCAGTAGGCCGGGTCTGGATGAATTTTTCGACCTTCCTGAAAACTGGGGAGAGTCCACAGTGAAATCAG GTGCGCCGTGGACCGCAACCAAGCTGAGAGCAAAAAGCAATGAAGATTTGCACAAACTCTG GTACGTGCTCTTGAAAGAAAAGAACATGCTGCTAACCATTGAGCAGGAGTCAAAAAGACAGAGGCTTCAGATGCCCAGTCCAGAGAGAGTAAAAAAG GTGGAGAGATCCATGAAAAGGCTGGAGATGGTGgtcaatgagagagagacagccctgCGTCTCCTGCAGACTGGCCACGAGAAAGGCACACCAGGAGACTGGAGGAGGAATGTGTTTGGAAAAGTCTTCTG GCAACGGTTCAAGGAGCACGTCATCCCGTGGTACATGAATAAGCATTACAAGCGGAGGGTCTACTACACACCAAAATTTGTCGAACCACACGTGag GCTCCGTATAGAGAAGTACCTCCGTGCAAAAGCCAGGAAGGCCAACCTGGAGAAGAGGACACTGGCCAAACTCAAAGAGAAGTTTCCAGAGATGAAGGTCGCCGCGTGA